In the genome of Drosophila kikkawai strain 14028-0561.14 chromosome 2R, DkikHiC1v2, whole genome shotgun sequence, the window ATTATGTGCGAACCACTTAAATAGCAGCCTTGACTTACGTGCAAAAATGCTTAACAAATAGCAAATAATTTcgataaaaacaataacaaaatgtTCAGAAAGGCTAAACTAAATTCAGAATCCGGTCGAAAGTGCCAGCGCTGCCACGTGGCCAGTTTCAAGTGAGCATTTTGCGAGGCTCAGAACATGGCCTCGGTGGCGCAGTTGGCAGCGCGTAAGTCTCATAATCTTAAGGTCGTGAGTTCGAGCCTCACCCGGGGCATgtaacttttttttctctgtttactttttttttgcttagttTTTGCTCTCATTAAGACCTCAAAGTTAATATACGTAGTctaacaattattttaattaaactagttgaattaaaataatattaattacagCTTTGATACTGACAGTCTTCTTATTACCTTTACCTTTTTCCTGTAAAAAGTACtaagtaattttattttatttttcgagAATTTTAGaagctaatttatttaatatgtctttttttatatttttttcttggaTCTAGAAACggttttgttgattttttgaaTCCACAACTCTTTTTATAGCTTTTagcatttacatttttcattaaaaaagtattaaaatagCTTTTCCTTAATTCTCTGCTAATTTCAacaatttacttatttaatttaagccttttaatattgtatattatttatttagcttgAACGCTCTCCTTTAAACATTACcacatttttatttctacttAGATTTTGTTTTCCCTATTTTCTGTAAGTCCTAACaactcttttatttattttcaaattaagtAAACCAGGGCTATGTAATATCTTAACTACCTATTTACCTTATCACACAAATACCagcattttattcaaatattttgaatgCATGCAAGCAGCTCCAGAATcccttaatatatataaagctaTAGCAAAAATGTCATAAAATTACGTTGTGTCGTGTGGCCTGGATTATTACGGTTACAAAAGGTGAACCCCCCTCCCCCCCCGTAATAATtcagttacagttttaaaCTGTGCAATTACACGGCCATTATGCCTGACATTAGTTTATTCCAGCTAGCAACGAGACAGCAAACAGATATATATCCCAGGCATCCAGAACAGAGCACCCAGACTGAACCCAAACCcggaatgatgatgatggggatGATCAAGCGGGTGTcaatatttaccaaaaaaaaaaatactttttactcCTACGACGAATGAATGTCACGAGGCTGTCAGTGGGTTAAGGCTGATCTCAtcagtatatattttttttgtgatagGTCGGAGTTTGAAggtattaagaatatataggTATTATAGAAAAATGATATATACCATAATAtagataaatttataaaaatattgttcttattaatttgttatattaATAAGCTAGATTATTCAAGGacttaaattgattttatgtttataaatcCCTGGTTAATCCTTTACTAAGTTCttgctttatttttcctaGTCCATATCCTTATACCATAAAAATTTgtcttattttaaattatttttcaaaccttcgttgcctttttttttttttgggtcttTGGTTCAATCTTCCACATGAGACCTTCTTTTATACCCTTTTTTATGCCTTAAGTAAAGCGTGCCACTCGAAGCAAGGTCAGCGGGATCcggatttaaaattatatccaGATAGCTCACATACCAAGAGGCAGGCAGATCTGTTGGGGAATGATATGGCTCACATTGCCCTGTGAGTGCTCGCGAGTCCCAAATTTAAAGGCCAATGGAAAATTTCATGGAAAATTACCGAGTCAGTATGCAAGGCAGGAGTGCAgagattttttgaaaaaacaaaaaaaaattcctctgagacaacaaacaaaatcaaaattttccattccaACCACTGCAATGATCTTCGAGTGTGTGAGTCTGTGAGAAAGTGCCTCCACCTcgcttctcttttttttcttgtctCGTAAACCCCCTCGAGAGAATGAGAGATATACCCCTTCGATTCTTGGGTTCTGCGTTCGAGAATAAATTTCAAGTTTGCACCGCTCACTCACCAGCGTTCTCCGATCTCTTGCACATGTGATCGgtcatgtatgtatgtaccgTATCTGTATTCGTCTATATGTATTTTGGTATCCGAATGTGCCAGTTATTGGTCACTCGTAAGTGGAACAAGCTAGAAAATGCTACGTTATGTGTTTTTTGCCAGCTGCCAGCCGTATCTgtgtaatttttgtatttgtgcATTGCTGAAATTTTCGCAGTTCTCAAGATCTTTCTGGGGGCGAGCGTTTGGTCTACTGAGATTTCGGATTCGGTACTTGAGAATTATAAGattatgaaaaaatatagtaaatggagaaatctcttaaaaacatttaaatattttattaatacaaaatGTTTACAATGAAAGTATTAGTCCTATCAACTTGCTCTTCGAATTCTTTGCTTGAGAAGTATAAAGTcatataaaaagttaaaaaataaccTTGACAATATATTTGCCAAGTTCATAAAAGATTAAATCGTAGTAACTATCACCCACTAATTGGCTGATTAGaactgtaagaaaaatatttatcttcaTTTTTGTACTGAGCTCTCGTTTGGCATTATTCCTTTGCTCACGCCTTGTTAATTTCTTCTAAATGCCTGAATTATTTTACTCACACAGCCATTGCCCCGACATCTCTccgaaaattaacatttaatcACTAACATTCGCACCTTCAGTTCGGTCACATGTGCGACTTTCCACGAAGCGATATGGCAATGTGATCTAAAGCCGGAAGATATAAGCAAATTATGAATATcggtaaaaataaaagaaaaggaaaaaatatcaCCCACACAAAGTTTCCAAGAAAAGTGGGAAATTTCCTAAGTGCATAGTTGAGAAAAGTTTGAagatttataaatcaataacattttttactgtaaataataataatactgaTCATTCATACAATTGTAAGAAGTGATCACTGGCATtttgataattatttttaatataatttattgatCTTTTCaggaaaaaatttattaacaataaataaacttctttgaataaaatatatagcttattatattaatttaaaaaaagtcttaaatttaatagattaaaaaaactaataaaggATTATTGTAAAGCTGcaaattcatatttattaattacattttaataatttttgcaaACCCAAAAAAAGAGCATCGAAAGTACTCGAAGCACCCAAACATCTCATATAACGGGAGGATGCACTTAAGAGAGGATCGTTTTGCTGTGCTAGCAGAAAAGAGAGAATGAAACTGTGAAGAGCGAGAGACTGAAGAATTGAAGAGCGGGTTTTGGGGGCACGTTCGccttatatttgtatatatatacaaacatatatatatattttttttttgttgtactttttgtttgctgttggCTGCTGGACGACAAGCCCCCATGCATGACGTCACGTAAGCAGACTGTTACAACAAAATGCGAAACGAGTTGATAGAGCAAGATAGGTATATAAAAGAACAACAAAGATAGCAGCACATGCAACGTGACACGCGAAatgaactaaaaaaaaaacaaagattgataaatattaaaatatattcatgtGACCAATATCGACGAAGTGCAGCAGCGATAAGACGCAGACACACGCAGGTATTAAGGCCCCGATAAAAAGCCGTTGAGGTGGAAACTCCACACAGGTTGCAGGTGCTAGATTTGACGGGTACCCGCCatgatatataatatattctttatctATAAAGTACGATCTATATTTAGTCCCTCCCCTAGATCCCAGACGGATTCGCTAATGCCCTTGTCAGCCTTGAACTTACTTACATAACGCCCCAGACATATGGCATTTGCATACCAATTCCGATCCAATTCCATTCAAATCCGATTCAATTCCGATCCGATACGATTACCCCGTCTATATAGTCTGGCGATCGAGCATTAAACTGGAATTTTAATCAGTCGTCTGTCCCCAAGCTGTCGACTTGTATCGGCAGACCTGGGTTGCTCACCAAGTGTTAACGATGTTAAGGATTTTTATCAGCTATTCTGGAATTCGGACTGGTTTTGTCGTTGGGGGGGAGATacactatattaatttttagggaatgtggaatatggaataatgAATGATTATCCGGTTTATAATGGATAATAAGgaatatttgtaataatttagACTTTATCTTTCAATGTTGTACCTTTTTAAACCTATTAAaccaaccaaaaataaattataagcctgattaaaaattaattaaacttggTCAAAATCTACTTTGCATTCAATTGggttgtaaataatatttttttatttaaaaaaaaaattaatactaTAAAATTGTACCTTAAACCTATTGTACCTATTCTAAGGTAttccaaaatataaatttttgtaaaataatattattacatttttaatttaaatttgaatatataaattaaattgtacaTAAAATATGTTGTACTTTATGCACCAAAAGaacataaaatgtataatgaaataatatcacCAAAGTAAGGGTTATACTCTTAAGTACACATTTTTCTAGAATCTAGATTATTCCCAGCCTTCGCATAACTTAAGATCGCCAGGTAAACCGGGCAACCCGGCCCACAGCTTCCGTCTGGCAAAAGTCAGGTGAGGCCGCCGACTGAGATCGGCTGAGCTCTGGGCGTCATTGTCACGTTTCGTTCGAGTCAACATTGTGCAATTAAATCGTCTGTCGTCTGATTTGCGATTTGCCTaatgcatatgtatatatattccccaTAAACGTAGTCAAATACCGATCCTCCTGACTTGATGCCCAGACGACTCTTCCCGCCCAAAGCTCTCCCTAAACGATGGCAATTGAACTcgaggaatatatatatatatatattatataggaGAGAACTTGAAAGATTTTTGCAATGACGCAGTATATATCTTTCCACTAGCCGCGCTTCCACCTAAATGAATCAAATTGCCAtacacttttatttatttaaatgaaaactgGAGGCTTGATCGATTATTCTACGAGAATTTTCTCCGGCAAGCCTAGGCCGAGccctctaaaaaaaaagcaatagGGAAAATTTTCCATCGTTCCCGTAATTGTTTATTGACTCGATTGACTCTTCTGTCTGTACTTCTATTACGAATCTAGACGAATTAAAAACAGCGATGCCATTTCATCAagtatagatatatttttcttttgtatcttttttttttaacttacgCAATCTAGGGCGCTTTTTAAACGGAACGAAATTAAGAAACCAAGTCTGTGACGCTACGTCTCAACTACTACTCCCCTTTCTCGAAAAACACCTGTGTCAATGTGCGGGCAATGCCGTAGGCGTAAAAGGTGAAATCCAAGCGGTATGTGCCCGCCGGCACTGGCATATTGATCTTGCTGAAATCCAGGGCAAACTTCTCTACAGTCATGTGGTTCTGAAAAAATggaagtttaaataaataatacttttaaaaatatataaatataaatctataaaaaatctataaaactCCCCAAACTCACCTCCTTCCAAGGACAACTTTGATTAAAGTTGCTTTGCTTCCTTATGGCATCAAATATAAACCGCTCAAAGGACAACTGGTAGTTACTGCTCGCCATTAGTTTgcagaaatcaaataaaatattgtacaTAAAGGGTCTATAGCCATCACGTCGTTGAAAACATTGCAATCTGGCAGTCAAATTTTTAATGGGAAGCTGCTTGAGGCTGACCTTCAGGGAAAGCTCCACCTGATTTCTATTAACCACCTTTAGGCGACAGTATTCATACTTGGTAAAGCCCCTAGAGGTGGGCAAATCCATGCACTTGACATTGGTGAACTTGAGGATTTTAGTGCCCTgtaaaaaaagcttaaaaaaatattaaagaaatttaaaagaaatagtTTATCTTACCAAGGAAACCTGCCATAAGAGCGACAGAAAAACAATGCCTTGCCAGCCTAGCAAAACCATTTTGCTTGAATGAACCAAAAACCTttgtctaaatttataaaaaattactcAACAAAACTCAAACAACCCAGAATGAACCTTAATATCAGATACATATTTATtcctatatttaaaaacaattaaaaaacaatttccaaAGCGTGTTTGATTAACCCACTTTACCAATTTTAAACTACGTAATTTCTTTTGTAACCTCTGACTAGTTCAAAGACCATTAAACCCacgttaaaaaaatatatatataataaaacctgAAAGTCAAGCATAACGCGTTTAACACCCATGGATTAACGTCAGGGTCCGCCCTCAATGGCTATTGACTTCTACTTCAATTACACCAAAATCCTGCTTTCAAttcttggaaaatatatattaacaatTTCCTGTTGTCgatcgattttatttttttatttt includes:
- the LOC108073066 gene encoding uncharacterized protein gives rise to the protein MTINRTSRQRFLVHSSKMVLLGWQGIVFLSLLWQVSLGTKILKFTNVKCMDLPTSRGFTKYEYCRLKVVNRNQVELSLKVSLKQLPIKNLTARLQCFQRRDGYRPFMYNILFDFCKLMASSNYQLSFERFIFDAIRKQSNFNQSCPWKENHMTVEKFALDFSKINMPVPAGTYRLDFTFYAYGIARTLTQVFFEKGE